The proteins below come from a single Sporolituus thermophilus DSM 23256 genomic window:
- a CDS encoding indolepyruvate oxidoreductase subunit beta encodes MKFDLVIAGVGGQGNILASQVIAQCAMDAGYNVVNTETKGAAQRGGSVLSHVRLADREIFSPVVPLGQADVLLGFEPLEALRYINLLNKNGQYIINTAAVPTILANLKVDVYPSTDEILAEVAGKGLNGYLINATQAAKELGNVLLTNVVMLGAFTAISDVLPAEAVLNKLLSKVDPKYHDADIAAFNRGRDIIQAKQQG; translated from the coding sequence ATGAAATTTGATTTAGTCATCGCCGGGGTTGGCGGCCAGGGCAATATCCTCGCTTCCCAAGTCATTGCCCAATGCGCCATGGATGCCGGCTACAATGTCGTAAACACCGAGACCAAAGGCGCCGCCCAGCGCGGCGGGTCGGTTCTCTCCCATGTGCGTTTGGCCGACCGCGAAATCTTTTCGCCGGTAGTGCCCCTGGGCCAGGCCGATGTGCTGCTGGGCTTCGAACCGCTGGAGGCGCTGCGCTACATCAATCTTCTCAATAAAAACGGCCAGTACATTATCAATACGGCGGCGGTACCGACCATCCTGGCCAATCTGAAGGTGGATGTTTACCCTTCGACCGACGAGATACTGGCCGAGGTTGCCGGCAAGGGCCTTAACGGTTATTTGATCAACGCCACCCAGGCGGCCAAGGAGCTCGGCAATGTTCTTTTGACCAACGTCGTTATGCTCGGCGCCTTCACCGCCATTTCCGACGTGCTGCCGGCCGAGGCCGTCCTCAATAAGCTGCTGTCAAAGGTAGACCCGAAATATCACGATGCAGACATCGCGGCCTTCAACCGCGGCCGCGACATCATCCAAGCCAAGCAGCAAGGGTAA
- a CDS encoding acyl-CoA dehydrogenase, which yields MRFELTEEQKMIQKMVREFAEQEVAPGAAERDEKEEFSRALYDAMGELGLTGICFPEQYGGAGGDYLSYILAVEEVSRADDSVGVTLATSVSLCQWPIFAYGTEEQKQKYLVPLIKGKKLGAFGLTEPNAGTDAASQQTTAVLDGDHYVLNGSKIFITNGGEAEIYVVFAMTDKTKGVKGISAFILEKGMPGFTFGKKEHKMGIRASQTMELIFQDVKVPRENLLGKEGEGFKIAMSTLDGGRIGIAAQALGIAQAALDHAVKYAKERVQFGKPIASNQAIAFMLADMATEIDAARLLTYRAAYAKDQGRPFSKEAAMAKMYASDVAMRVTTDAVQIFGGYGYTREYPVERLMRNAKITQIYEGTNQVQRMVISGALLR from the coding sequence ATGCGCTTTGAGTTGACCGAAGAGCAAAAAATGATCCAGAAAATGGTCCGCGAGTTTGCCGAACAGGAAGTCGCCCCTGGGGCAGCCGAGCGGGACGAGAAGGAAGAGTTTTCGCGGGCGCTGTATGACGCCATGGGCGAACTCGGCCTGACCGGCATCTGTTTTCCCGAACAGTACGGCGGGGCCGGCGGCGACTATCTGAGTTATATTCTGGCGGTGGAAGAAGTGTCCCGCGCCGACGACAGCGTCGGGGTAACCCTTGCCACTTCCGTTTCCCTTTGCCAGTGGCCCATCTTTGCCTACGGCACCGAAGAACAGAAACAAAAATATCTCGTTCCCCTGATAAAAGGCAAGAAACTGGGCGCGTTTGGCCTGACCGAACCTAATGCCGGCACCGATGCCGCCAGCCAGCAAACAACGGCGGTTTTGGACGGCGACCATTATGTGCTGAACGGCAGTAAAATCTTCATCACTAACGGCGGCGAAGCAGAAATTTATGTTGTTTTCGCCATGACCGACAAAACCAAGGGGGTCAAAGGGATCAGCGCCTTTATCCTGGAAAAGGGCATGCCTGGCTTTACCTTCGGCAAAAAAGAGCACAAGATGGGCATCCGCGCCTCCCAGACCATGGAACTTATCTTCCAGGACGTCAAGGTACCCAGGGAAAACCTGCTCGGTAAGGAAGGGGAAGGGTTTAAAATCGCCATGAGCACCCTTGACGGCGGCCGGATCGGTATTGCCGCCCAAGCCCTCGGCATTGCCCAGGCCGCGCTCGACCATGCCGTGAAGTATGCCAAGGAACGGGTGCAGTTCGGAAAACCCATTGCCAGCAACCAGGCGATCGCCTTTATGTTAGCCGATATGGCCACCGAGATTGACGCGGCCCGGCTTTTGACGTACCGCGCCGCCTATGCCAAAGATCAGGGGCGGCCGTTCTCCAAGGAAGCGGCGATGGCCAAGATGTACGCTTCGGACGTGGCGATGCGGGTTACCACCGATGCCGTCCAGATCTTCGGCGGCTATGGTTATACCCGGGAGTATCCGGTTGAACGGCTGATGCGCAACGCCAAGATAACCCAAATCTATGAAGGTACCAATCAGGTGCAGCGGATGGTAATTTCCGGCGCGCTGCTGCGCTAA
- a CDS encoding Nramp family divalent metal transporter, which yields MSEKALFKYPEPDERLLGGWKGLLAFMGPGFILASATVGSGEVFFAPRGAAIFGYGILWCLLLGALAKGFMSYSGTRYIVLTGEHPVARWGQLFPGPKNWFPVLMGLLAIASFPSWVGGLANLLGNMTMMLTGGSLSVPLWATIYILGTLAIVLAGGYSWVEKSQTAIVVTMVITTLIALFASKPAWGQILLGMIPSLPVYEPWVVAKYPDVASRKIWLEMVAYVGAIGGGIYDYIGYVGLYRAKGWGVFGLPNFREIEEKILTAKCDKTLPLPTEKEEVTKAMTWLKAAQVDTTVSFGALLLITVAFTALGAAMLHTAQLIPAGNKLLEHQARFLTFLHPSLVYLYYLGVWCALWGTLYSIMELYPSTTYETFAPVFKWVREKGRQGCAKFVYVYIVAVGLAYNWFGFNVVTILTIGGLLGGTLGCGLWALAQVWTESRMLPLEYRMAPWVRYATIASGLFLLTMAALSIGQQFGFIK from the coding sequence ATGAGTGAAAAAGCGTTGTTTAAGTATCCGGAACCGGATGAGAGGTTGCTGGGAGGCTGGAAGGGATTGCTCGCCTTCATGGGACCCGGGTTTATCCTTGCGTCAGCGACGGTCGGCAGCGGCGAAGTCTTTTTCGCGCCGCGCGGTGCCGCCATTTTTGGCTACGGCATTTTATGGTGCCTGCTGCTGGGCGCACTGGCTAAAGGGTTTATGAGCTATTCAGGAACGCGCTATATTGTCCTAACCGGCGAACATCCGGTCGCCAGATGGGGCCAGCTCTTCCCCGGCCCGAAAAACTGGTTCCCTGTGCTGATGGGCCTATTGGCCATTGCCAGCTTCCCGTCCTGGGTAGGCGGGCTGGCCAACCTGCTCGGCAACATGACAATGATGCTCACGGGTGGGTCCTTGTCGGTTCCGCTGTGGGCGACCATCTATATTCTTGGAACTTTGGCCATTGTTCTCGCCGGCGGTTATAGCTGGGTGGAAAAATCGCAAACGGCGATTGTTGTCACGATGGTTATTACTACTTTGATCGCTTTGTTTGCGTCCAAACCGGCGTGGGGCCAGATCCTGCTCGGCATGATTCCCAGCCTGCCTGTGTATGAACCGTGGGTCGTGGCCAAATATCCGGACGTAGCCAGCCGGAAAATCTGGCTGGAGATGGTGGCCTATGTCGGCGCTATCGGCGGCGGCATCTACGACTACATCGGCTATGTCGGCCTGTATCGGGCCAAAGGCTGGGGCGTGTTTGGCCTGCCCAACTTCCGGGAAATAGAAGAGAAAATCCTGACCGCGAAATGTGACAAGACCTTGCCGCTGCCTACCGAAAAGGAAGAAGTAACCAAAGCCATGACGTGGCTAAAGGCCGCGCAAGTCGACACGACAGTCAGTTTTGGCGCTCTGCTCCTCATTACCGTTGCTTTCACCGCGCTGGGGGCGGCGATGCTCCACACCGCGCAACTCATTCCCGCCGGGAACAAGCTGCTTGAGCACCAGGCGCGGTTCCTCACTTTTCTCCATCCGTCGCTGGTTTATCTTTATTACCTGGGCGTGTGGTGCGCCCTGTGGGGTACGCTCTACAGCATAATGGAGCTCTATCCTTCCACTACCTATGAGACCTTCGCGCCCGTGTTTAAGTGGGTCCGGGAAAAGGGGCGGCAAGGCTGCGCCAAGTTTGTTTATGTATATATTGTTGCGGTCGGCCTGGCCTACAACTGGTTCGGGTTCAACGTTGTCACCATCCTCACCATCGGCGGCCTGCTGGGTGGCACCCTTGGCTGCGGGCTATGGGCGCTGGCCCAGGTGTGGACGGAAAGCAGAATGCTGCCGCTGGAGTACCGGATGGCCCCGTGGGTCAGGTATGCCACGATTGCATCAGGGCTGTTCCTGCTTACCATGGCCGCTTTATCAATCGGGCAGCAGTTTGGGTTTATCAAGTAA
- a CDS encoding shikimate kinase produces MKNIVLIGFMGTGKTTTGRILANQLGRTFIDIDQEIEAKCKLRVEEIFAIHGEPFFREQERCAIQAVSRYDNAVVATGGGAVLYPENVKWLKQNSVVICLQAAPEVILRRVENDKVQRPLLKRPDKLQAIEQLLQERTRHYAVADFAIETSTITPLRVSELIIGFLRARGELA; encoded by the coding sequence ATGAAAAATATCGTTTTGATTGGCTTCATGGGCACCGGAAAAACAACCACTGGACGCATCCTGGCCAATCAATTGGGACGGACGTTTATCGATATCGATCAGGAAATAGAAGCGAAGTGCAAGTTAAGGGTGGAAGAGATCTTTGCCATTCATGGGGAGCCGTTTTTCCGCGAACAGGAACGATGCGCGATACAAGCTGTTTCCCGTTATGATAACGCGGTGGTGGCCACTGGGGGTGGCGCGGTGCTTTATCCGGAGAATGTTAAATGGCTGAAACAAAATAGTGTCGTGATTTGTCTCCAGGCAGCGCCGGAGGTAATTTTGCGGCGCGTGGAAAATGACAAGGTTCAGCGGCCGCTGCTGAAAAGACCGGACAAATTACAGGCGATCGAACAACTGCTGCAAGAGCGGACCAGACATTACGCCGTTGCGGATTTTGCCATCGAAACGAGTACGATTACCCCCTTGCGGGTTTCGGAACTGATTATTGGCTTTTTGCGGGCCAGGGGCGAACTCGCTTGA